In a single window of the Zea mays cultivar B73 chromosome 5, Zm-B73-REFERENCE-NAM-5.0, whole genome shotgun sequence genome:
- the LOC100277858 gene encoding uncharacterized protein LOC100277858 — translation MASGGLAAASEVAVVFLIRPVLAIAFVFTLILLSWYVAWRTVLVHVPLVQEIAGLRPKKPSKPKPANRGRFAKFYQNQAEAAQRNSKSEGASS, via the exons ATGGCGAGCGGCGGCCTGGCGGCTGCGTCGGAAGTCGCCGTCGTTTTCCTCATCCGCCCTGTCCTTGCCATCGCCTTCGTCTTCACCCTCATCCTCCTCA GCTGGTACGTGGCGTGGAGGACGGTGCTGGTGCACGTGCCGCTGGTGCAGGAGATCGCCGGCCTGCGCCCGAAAAAGCCCTCTAAACCCAAGCCAGCCAACCGCGGCCGCTTCGCCAAGTTCTACCAGAACCAGGCCGAAGCCGCACAAAG GAACAGCAAATCAGAAGGGGCATCATCTTAA
- the LOC100273912 gene encoding N-glycosylase/DNA lyase OGG1-like, with amino-acid sequence MRLPLLPRSPPLAAAAAAAAMPPRRRRVVKATPLKPSSPQLSSTPPPTPSVEVPKTEPPDHHDPTPSARRRLPLAAGAVEAQEEWHPLPLSTADLSLPLTLPTGQTFLWRRTSLSPLRFTGAVGSHLVSLSHLPDSDDGRLAFLLHNDGGCPASSLPAARAALLDYLNAAVSLADLWRQFAAADERFADVSARLGGGGARVLRQDPVECVFQFLCSSNNNIARIEKMVWTLAGYGERLGEVGGFVFHRFPTIERLARVSEQELREAGFGYRAKYIVGTAKELQAKPSGGQKWLASLREKELSDVIEALCTLPGVGPKVAACIALFSLDQNHAIPVDTHVWKVATQYLLPELAGKSLTPKLSVVVADAFVTRFGSYAGWAQNVLFIGQLPTQKVVVAQVTSDNGTTKPTKRKRRVQPEPC; translated from the exons ATGCGCCTCCCGCTTCTTCCACGGTCTCCtcccctcgccgccgccgccgccgccgccgccatgccTCCTCGCCGCCGTCGCGTTGTCAAAGCGACGCCGCTCAAGCCGTCTTCTCCACAACTCTCCTCTACCCCGCCACCTACCCCGTCTGTAGAGGTACCCAAAACCGAACCCCCCGATCACCACGATCCCACTCCCTCCGCCCGTCGCCGCCTCCCCCTCGCTGCCGGGGCCGTTGAGGCGCAGGAAGAGTGGCATCCGCTCCCGCTCTCCACGGCCGACCTTTCCCTCCCGCTCACCCTCCCCACCGGCCAGACCTTCCTTTGGCGCCGCACCTCCCTCTCCCCGCTCCGCTTCACCGGTGCCGTGGGGTCCCACCtcgtctccctctcccacctgcCCGACTCCGACGATGGCCGCCTCGCATTCCTCCTCCACAACGAcggcggttgccccgcctcctcgttGCCCGCCGCCCGCGCCGCGCTCCTCGACTATCTCAACGCGGCCGTCTCGCTCGCCGACCTCTGGCGGCAGTTCGCCGCCGCAGATGAGCGCTTCGCTGATGTCTCCGCGCGGCTCGGGGGCGGCGGCGCGCGGGTGCTTAGGCAGGACCCCGTCGAGTGCGTCTTCCAGTTTCTATGCTCCTCCAACAACAACATTGCCCGGATCGAGAAGATGGTGTGGACGCTGGCAGGCTACGGGGAGCGGCTCGGCGAGGTTGGTGGCTTCGTGTTCCACCGGTTCCCCACGATCGAGCGGCTCGCGCGCGTGTCGGAGCAGGAACTTCGTGAGGCCGGGTTTGGGTACAG GGCAAAGTACATTGTTGGCACTGCTAAAGAATTGCAGGCCAAACCTAGTGGAGGTCAAAAATGGCTTGCCTCACTGCGTGAGAAGGAACTTTCAGATGTGATTGAAGCTCTTTGCACTCTCCCAGGTGTTGGTCCAAAGGTCGCTGCCTGCATTGCTCTGTTCTCCCTTGATCAAAATCATGCTATTCCTGTCGACACACATGTTTGGAAG GTTGCTACACAGTATCTATTACCAGAGCTAGCTGGCAAGAGCTTGACCCCAAAACTTAGCGTTGTTGTTGCCGATGCTTTTGTTACTAGATTTGGAAGCTATGCTGGTTGGGCACAAAACGTTCTCTTCATTGGCCAGCTACCAACTCAAAAAGTTGTTGTGGCTCAAGTTACCAGTGACAATGGTACCACAAAGCCTACCAAAAGGAAGCGCAGGGTGCAACCGGAACCATGTTGA